Proteins co-encoded in one Pseudomonas beijingensis genomic window:
- a CDS encoding cytochrome c biogenesis protein DipZ, producing the protein MLLIAFLGGILTILSPCILPVVPFLFARADRSRGSVLLTLGGMVLTFALVSSLAVVSSEWVVRASSVGRQVALVVMVVFALSLIFSRVGIWLARPLVSLGNRLDAGAGRMAGPVASVLIGVATGLLWAPCAGPILGVILTGAMLQGASAQTSLLLLAYGLGSALSLGTLILAGRGLVGRLKLSLPITTWLRRGTGLAVLLAAVAIGTGADDRLLAATSSQQSATLEKSLLENVPKAIDYVVSKADASAMPTLESQGTMPSLDGAVQWLNSPALNSESLRGKVVLVDFWTYDCINCQHTLPYVNGWAKKYEQDGLVVIGVHTPEYGYEKIIDNVREQVRKLDIHYPVAIDNQYAIWRAFNNQYWPAHYFIDAKGQVRYSHFGEGRYGEQEQVIQQLLQEAKMNQ; encoded by the coding sequence ATGCTTCTGATCGCTTTTCTCGGCGGGATCCTGACGATCCTCAGCCCCTGTATTCTTCCGGTGGTGCCGTTTCTGTTTGCCCGGGCCGATCGCTCCCGTGGTTCGGTGCTGCTGACCCTCGGCGGCATGGTGTTGACGTTCGCCCTGGTCTCCAGCCTGGCGGTGGTCAGCAGCGAATGGGTGGTGCGCGCCAGCAGCGTCGGCCGGCAAGTCGCCTTGGTGGTGATGGTGGTGTTCGCGCTGTCGCTGATTTTCAGCCGGGTCGGCATCTGGCTGGCGCGGCCGCTGGTCAGCCTGGGCAATCGCCTGGACGCCGGGGCCGGGCGGATGGCCGGACCTGTGGCCTCGGTGCTGATCGGGGTCGCCACCGGGCTGCTCTGGGCACCGTGCGCCGGACCGATACTTGGGGTGATCCTGACCGGCGCCATGCTGCAAGGTGCCAGCGCACAAACCAGCCTGTTGTTGCTCGCCTATGGCCTGGGCAGCGCCTTGTCCCTGGGCACCCTGATCCTGGCCGGGCGTGGTCTGGTCGGGCGCTTGAAACTCTCACTGCCGATCACCACCTGGCTGCGCCGGGGAACGGGGCTGGCGGTGTTGCTGGCGGCCGTGGCGATCGGCACGGGGGCGGATGACCGGTTGTTGGCGGCCACGTCGTCTCAACAATCGGCCACCTTGGAAAAGAGCCTGCTGGAGAACGTGCCCAAGGCCATCGACTATGTGGTGAGCAAGGCCGACGCAAGCGCCATGCCGACCCTCGAATCCCAGGGCACCATGCCTTCGCTGGACGGTGCGGTGCAATGGCTGAACTCGCCTGCGCTGAACAGCGAGTCCCTGCGGGGCAAGGTCGTGTTGGTGGACTTCTGGACCTACGACTGCATCAACTGCCAGCACACCTTGCCCTATGTGAACGGTTGGGCGAAGAAGTATGAACAGGACGGGCTGGTGGTGATCGGTGTCCACACCCCGGAATACGGCTACGAGAAGATCATCGACAACGTGCGTGAGCAGGTGCGCAAGCTGGACATCCACTACCCGGTGGCGATCGACAACCAGTATGCGATCTGGCGCGCCTTCAACAATCAATACTGGCCGGCCCATTACTTCATCGATGCCAAGGGGCAGGTGCGCTACAGCCATTTTGGCGAAGGGCGTTATGGCGAGCAGGAGCAGGTGATCCAGCAACTGTTGCAGGAGGCGAAGATGAATCAATGA
- a CDS encoding sigma-54-dependent Fis family transcriptional regulator has product MLSAHSRAHVDCVSRVVKNANQLPQLPVPDLILDSWRRSMEQHHLDPGSLQGPRILSQDVLKQCRERSELFLNIASEEVARLHGRVRDADYCVLLTDAQGQTIDYRVETTIRNDCRKAGLYLGTCWSEGEEGTCGVAAVLTGKAPVTVHKRDHFRAAFIGLTCSAAPVFDPQGELLGVLDVSAVRSPDDRRSQHLIRQMVVQSAREIEQAFFMSSAQGYWVLRAHRNAGYVDSQPDFLFAWDDDGCLQALNPAARQYLLQHYGQLPQHIGQVFDPQRLHRARDESLCPLDHALHGRLSAPRQRASPRPRVAMTPAEIDPRLADSLRLAVRVKDRNLPVLIQGETGSGKEVFARQLHQASQRRDRPFVALNCAAIPESLIESELFGYVAGAFTGASAKGMQGLLQQADGGTLFLDEIGDMPLALQTRLLRVLAEGEVAPLGASRRKAVDIQVVCATHRDLETLVAAGEFREDLYFRLGGARFQLPPLRERSDRLALINRILAEESALCGGTVQLSGAALECLLGYHWPGNVRQLRHVLRYACAVCEASVVQLSHLPESLHNRDAADQGPEPSASPERQALLDALVRHRWKPTAAARALGISRATLYRRVHQHGIEMPGRSPA; this is encoded by the coding sequence CAGGGCCCGCGCATCCTCTCCCAGGACGTGCTCAAGCAATGCCGTGAGCGCTCCGAGCTGTTCCTCAATATCGCCAGCGAAGAAGTGGCCCGCCTCCATGGCCGGGTCCGCGATGCCGACTACTGCGTGCTACTCACCGATGCCCAGGGCCAGACCATCGACTACCGGGTGGAAACCACGATCCGCAATGACTGCCGCAAGGCCGGGCTGTACCTGGGTACCTGTTGGTCGGAGGGTGAAGAAGGCACCTGCGGCGTGGCGGCGGTGCTTACGGGTAAGGCCCCGGTGACGGTGCACAAGCGTGATCATTTCCGCGCGGCGTTCATTGGCCTGACTTGCTCCGCCGCCCCGGTGTTCGACCCCCAGGGTGAATTGCTCGGGGTGCTGGATGTTTCGGCGGTGCGCTCGCCGGACGATCGACGCTCGCAGCACCTGATCCGGCAAATGGTGGTGCAGAGCGCCCGGGAGATCGAACAAGCATTTTTCATGAGCAGCGCCCAGGGCTACTGGGTACTGCGGGCCCATCGCAACGCCGGCTACGTCGACAGCCAGCCGGACTTCCTGTTCGCCTGGGACGACGACGGTTGCCTGCAAGCCTTGAACCCGGCCGCCCGCCAATACCTGTTGCAACATTACGGGCAGTTGCCGCAACACATCGGCCAAGTCTTCGACCCGCAACGGCTGCACCGTGCCCGGGACGAAAGCCTCTGCCCCCTCGATCACGCGTTGCATGGCCGCTTGAGCGCGCCTCGCCAGCGCGCCAGCCCGCGTCCGCGAGTGGCGATGACGCCTGCCGAGATCGATCCGCGCCTGGCCGACAGCCTGCGCCTGGCGGTACGGGTCAAGGATCGCAACCTGCCGGTGCTGATCCAGGGCGAAACCGGTTCCGGCAAGGAAGTGTTCGCCCGGCAGTTGCACCAGGCCAGCCAGCGCCGTGATCGCCCTTTCGTGGCGTTGAACTGCGCCGCCATCCCCGAAAGCCTGATCGAGAGCGAATTATTCGGCTACGTCGCCGGCGCCTTCACCGGTGCCTCGGCCAAGGGCATGCAGGGCCTGCTGCAACAAGCCGATGGCGGCACCTTGTTCCTGGATGAAATCGGCGACATGCCGCTGGCCTTGCAGACCCGCCTGTTGCGGGTGCTGGCCGAGGGTGAAGTGGCGCCGCTGGGGGCATCGCGCCGCAAGGCCGTGGATATTCAGGTGGTCTGTGCCACCCACCGCGACCTGGAGACCCTGGTGGCCGCCGGCGAGTTTCGTGAGGATTTGTACTTCCGCCTCGGCGGCGCGCGTTTCCAGCTACCGCCGTTGCGCGAACGCAGCGACCGGCTGGCGCTGATCAATCGGATTCTTGCCGAGGAGTCGGCGTTGTGTGGAGGGACGGTGCAACTGAGCGGCGCGGCGCTGGAATGCCTGCTCGGTTATCACTGGCCGGGCAATGTCCGCCAGTTGCGCCATGTGCTGCGCTACGCCTGCGCGGTGTGTGAAGCCAGTGTGGTTCAGCTCAGCCACTTGCCCGAGTCATTGCACAACAGGGACGCCGCCGATCAGGGACCGGAGCCGAGCGCCAGCCCGGAACGCCAGGCACTGCTCGATGCGCTGGTGCGCCACCGCTGGAAACCCACCGCCGCCGCCCGGGCCCTGGGCATTTCCCGGGCGACCCTGTATCGGCGGGTCCATCAGCACGGTATCGAGATGCCAGGCCGCAGCCCGGCCTGA